The following proteins are encoded in a genomic region of Streptococcus equi subsp. equi:
- a CDS encoding phage protein yields MDWRHMTTTKKHVVRVYNKGITATHAVTDKNLFTEYTFATQQDAENYIRDLELNGSKCAIEYYERRFAK; encoded by the coding sequence ATGGATTGGAGACACATGACTACTACTAAAAAACACGTTGTAAGAGTTTACAACAAAGGCATTACAGCAACCCACGCAGTTACTGATAAAAATTTATTTACAGAGTATACATTTGCGACGCAGCAAGATGCCGAGAATTATATCAGAGACTTAGAGCTAAACGGATCTAAGTGTGCCATTGAGTATTATGAGAGGAGATTTGCAAAATGA